From a single Bacteroidota bacterium genomic region:
- a CDS encoding T9SS type A sorting domain-containing protein, with product MPINTGCYYLPYLPQVENPQGNIITDSLSWTRISGVFTAQGGEKYLTIGNFKDSSNTTVVDADNGNGVNNSSYYYIDKVSLIPLDSLQGIAQPYNISQLIDVFPTLATIGSFITIILKLERDVDAQVYSIDGKMKRSFKLANGTNSINTSGMSPGLYFIAFKIEDAIAYKKY from the coding sequence TTGCCAATAAATACGGGTTGTTATTATTTACCTTATCTGCCACAGGTTGAAAACCCACAGGGTAATATTATTACAGACAGCCTTAGCTGGACTAGGATTTCAGGAGTCTTTACCGCTCAAGGTGGAGAAAAGTATTTAACCATTGGTAATTTTAAAGATAGCAGCAATACGACAGTTGTAGATGCAGATAATGGAAATGGAGTAAATAATAGCTCATATTATTATATAGATAAAGTTTCGCTTATTCCACTCGACTCTTTACAGGGGATTGCACAACCTTATAATATTTCTCAATTAATAGATGTTTTCCCAACTCTTGCAACTATAGGAAGTTTTATCACAATAATTTTAAAATTAGAGCGTGATGTAGATGCACAAGTTTATTCGATAGATGGAAAGATGAAAAGGAGTTTTAAATTAGCAAATGGAACAAATTCTATAAACACATCCGGTATGAGTCCTGGTTTATATTTTATTGCTTTTAAAATTGAGGATGCGATTGCTTATAAAAAGTATTAA
- a CDS encoding T9SS type A sorting domain-containing protein has product MNPAGGNGAPYTFSWDDTFCVAVPLSVGINDINGDEAAFIYPNPSIDGVIVIKDVDISDLIVVDMKGRIVDVEILKAERDACMIQLSESGIYQCRWRSENNMRVARVIVQKQR; this is encoded by the coding sequence TTGAATCCCGCCGGAGGTAACGGTGCCCCATATACATTCTCCTGGGACGATACATTTTGTGTGGCAGTGCCTTTGTCAGTGGGAATAAATGATATAAACGGAGATGAAGCTGCGTTTATTTACCCGAATCCGAGTATCGATGGTGTAATTGTAATTAAGGATGTAGACATTTCTGATCTCATCGTTGTTGATATGAAAGGAAGGATCGTTGACGTTGAAATTTTGAAAGCTGAGCGTGATGCCTGCATGATTCAATTGTCTGAGTCGGGAATTTATCAGTGCAGATGGCGTTCGGAAAATAACATGAGGGTTGCCCGTGTAATTGTACAAAAACAACGTTGA
- a CDS encoding DUF4349 domain-containing protein, which translates to MRKLLWIGLSLALLITSCGSKTEKSGSIATESAPVSETYSSSTDNSADSSLYTGAQKVIQQATLRLQVDSLSSARNYLSTVLQKYKAYIANENENRQSGNHESTLVIRVPGQYMDALIKDISSKAKFIDTKDLSSEDIGMEYMDIEARLKAKLEMENRYLQLLQRTGKISEMLEVEQQLGIVRGEIESMQGKLKYFDNRVAYATLTISLYEVVPINESPGLTFFSRAAYSFSNGLQLIQEMVLLAINIWPLFLIVGIAFTILLVQKKKKVALNYTGDSK; encoded by the coding sequence ATGCGTAAGTTATTATGGATCGGCTTGAGCCTTGCTCTTCTGATCACTTCCTGTGGAAGTAAAACAGAAAAATCTGGTAGCATTGCTACTGAATCAGCACCAGTATCTGAAACGTACAGTTCAAGTACAGATAATAGCGCTGACAGCTCCTTATATACAGGTGCGCAGAAGGTTATCCAGCAGGCTACACTCCGGCTTCAGGTAGATTCATTGTCATCGGCTCGAAACTATCTCTCCACTGTTCTGCAGAAATATAAAGCCTACATAGCCAACGAAAATGAAAATCGTCAGTCGGGAAATCATGAAAGTACGCTAGTGATCCGGGTTCCCGGACAGTATATGGATGCCTTGATTAAAGACATCAGCAGCAAGGCGAAATTTATCGATACTAAAGATCTCAGCAGCGAAGATATCGGAATGGAATACATGGATATTGAAGCCAGACTGAAAGCAAAGCTGGAAATGGAAAATCGCTATTTACAGCTCCTGCAACGAACAGGAAAAATCAGTGAAATGCTGGAAGTAGAACAGCAACTGGGAATTGTCAGGGGTGAGATTGAGTCGATGCAGGGAAAGCTAAAATACTTCGACAACAGGGTGGCTTACGCTACACTAACGATCAGCCTATACGAAGTAGTCCCGATAAATGAATCCCCCGGATTAACCTTTTTCTCGCGTGCAGCATATTCCTTCTCCAATGGTCTCCAGTTGATTCAGGAGATGGTGTTATTGGCCATCAATATCTGGCCACTATTTCTTATCGTTGGAATTGCCTTTACAATTCTGCTCGTGCAAAAAAAGAAAAAGGTCGCATTAAACTACACCGGCGATAGTAAATAA
- a CDS encoding biopolymer transporter ExbD — translation MNLRRRQKAASEVYSHSLNDIMFLLLLFFLITSTLATPSVLKLLLPNSKTGIQSMKHPIVIAVTPDLQFVVNKDIVPREGVEAAVMAAVAGQVDPTALLKVDKTVPWQEVVFLLDIGNKNKIKMVAATNLTQTTAAVMKSYQYRSLALTVLIHAAILALLMLFYISSPIPPWEEGLAGGGGGGSFVEFGELEFNDVPPVPTPSSSEQALTKEEEDELLTSDIEETVSVEQPDKKKQRRRKRKL, via the coding sequence ATGAACCTGCGCCGACGACAAAAAGCCGCTTCAGAAGTATATAGTCATTCGCTGAATGATATTATGTTCTTGCTGCTGCTCTTCTTCCTGATTACCTCTACGCTCGCCACTCCTTCGGTGCTGAAGTTGCTGCTCCCGAATTCAAAGACCGGCATTCAAAGTATGAAGCATCCTATCGTAATAGCAGTGACACCTGATTTGCAATTTGTGGTGAACAAAGATATCGTTCCACGAGAGGGTGTTGAAGCAGCCGTGATGGCAGCCGTAGCAGGTCAGGTTGATCCTACCGCCTTACTGAAAGTAGATAAAACAGTACCCTGGCAAGAAGTTGTTTTTCTCCTCGACATTGGCAACAAGAATAAAATAAAAATGGTGGCCGCTACTAATCTCACTCAAACAACAGCAGCAGTAATGAAATCGTATCAATACCGTTCGCTTGCTTTAACTGTGCTGATTCATGCGGCTATTCTGGCTTTGCTGATGTTGTTTTATATTTCCTCTCCTATTCCACCCTGGGAAGAAGGGTTGGCAGGCGGAGGTGGCGGTGGCAGCTTCGTGGAATTTGGTGAACTTGAATTTAATGATGTTCCGCCGGTTCCAACACCCTCCTCGTCTGAACAGGCTTTAACAAAAGAGGAAGAAGATGAATTGCTGACATCCGATATTGAAGAAACAGTAAGTGTCGAACAGCCGGACAAGAAAAAACAGAGAAGAAGGAAGAGAAAATTGTGA
- a CDS encoding energy transducer TonB, with protein sequence MPRLEDRSQEQGKIVIEIIVDKNGNVLRAEGPARGSTITNGTLVRKSKEAAMKAKFSPSAKGVEEQKGSITFNFILR encoded by the coding sequence ATGCCGCGACTGGAAGATCGTTCACAGGAGCAGGGAAAGATTGTTATTGAAATTATCGTCGATAAAAACGGCAATGTTCTCAGGGCAGAAGGACCAGCGCGCGGAAGCACGATCACTAACGGCACCCTTGTCCGCAAATCGAAAGAGGCAGCCATGAAAGCAAAATTTAGTCCGAGTGCAAAAGGAGTAGAAGAGCAAAAGGGAAGTATTACTTTCAATTTTATTTTGAGGTAA
- a CDS encoding lycopene cyclase — MIPKLFDFAIVGTGAGIAVGIVDAGRFFFQDKQVLLIDKEEKVSNDNTWCYWEKGSGRYDHLLYKSWERGLFLSSTAQIELNLKPYRYKMLRSGDFYAYAKQKIESASNFTRIQAEVLHLKEGENVQVETGIGVFSARHVFDSRIDPAFATDKKSTKILQHFKGWMIESEAPVFHPEQFVMMDYRLRKAGTSSFIYVLPSTPYRALVEFTLFTPDLIREEEYDEILKKYMSAIPGIGNYTITETEMGIIPMSDYPFHKHHTQRITKIGTAGGWVKPSSGYSFYNGKKYAERIVAAIKSGQSPSFTLTKPRFRFYDRIFLDVLFHQNERGEEIFTSMYSKNKVTDIFRFLDEETSLAEELRIINRFPHAPFLRAVMNRYFRL; from the coding sequence ATGATTCCAAAACTATTTGATTTTGCTATTGTGGGAACAGGGGCAGGGATTGCAGTTGGCATTGTCGATGCTGGAAGATTCTTTTTTCAGGATAAACAAGTGTTGCTCATCGACAAGGAAGAAAAAGTAAGTAACGATAATACCTGGTGCTATTGGGAGAAGGGTAGTGGGCGATATGATCATTTGCTTTACAAAAGCTGGGAGAGAGGTTTGTTTTTGAGCAGCACAGCTCAAATTGAGTTGAATTTAAAACCTTATAGGTATAAGATGCTTCGTTCAGGCGATTTTTATGCTTATGCAAAGCAGAAAATTGAATCAGCTTCAAATTTTACCAGGATCCAGGCTGAAGTGTTGCATCTAAAGGAAGGAGAAAATGTACAAGTAGAGACCGGCATAGGTGTCTTTTCTGCCAGACATGTTTTTGACAGTCGGATAGATCCGGCTTTTGCGACAGATAAAAAGTCAACAAAGATTCTACAGCATTTTAAAGGATGGATGATAGAGAGCGAAGCACCGGTCTTTCATCCTGAACAATTTGTAATGATGGATTACAGGCTGCGAAAAGCGGGAACCAGCAGTTTCATTTATGTCCTGCCGTCCACACCTTACCGGGCCTTAGTGGAGTTCACACTATTTACTCCGGATTTAATCCGAGAAGAAGAGTATGATGAAATTTTGAAGAAGTATATGTCTGCCATTCCGGGCATCGGAAATTATACCATTACAGAAACGGAGATGGGTATCATTCCCATGAGTGATTATCCATTTCACAAACACCATACGCAAAGGATTACAAAGATTGGAACCGCCGGTGGATGGGTGAAACCTTCTTCAGGTTATTCCTTCTACAATGGAAAGAAGTATGCTGAACGCATTGTAGCTGCCATCAAGAGTGGCCAATCGCCATCATTTACCTTAACGAAACCCCGATTCCGGTTTTATGATCGTATTTTTCTCGATGTTTTGTTTCATCAAAATGAAAGAGGTGAAGAGATCTTTACGTCGATGTACAGCAAGAACAAAGTGACGGATATCTTCCGTTTTCTGGATGAAGAAACTTCCCTTGCAGAAGAATTACGAATTATCAATCGGTTTCCGCATGCGCCTTTTCTTCGGGCGGTAATGAACAGGTATTTCCGGTTGTAA
- a CDS encoding SprB repeat-containing protein: MDVNIPNLKIGVVSYEAIAINISGAFSGNVSEVRYAGYNSQNNNNCSLTIPTTVITGVPGTAQTSISFAPPAPTANPNGNSSIICAYDCDTLTSQGGCNTVDQVEDYFLQVFSGGSVYAHRTQYNCYQGQVLLSNAGNCCASPQPAISIAVSSVNASCFGVCDGSATVVPSGGVPPFTYQWSNGPSTADYDSLCAGIYFVTVTDSTGLSTGQSVSIVAPNALAGTFYYCR; the protein is encoded by the coding sequence GTGGATGTAAATATCCCCAATCTTAAAATAGGTGTGGTGAGCTACGAAGCTATCGCTATCAATATTTCGGGTGCATTCTCCGGGAATGTGTCGGAAGTGCGCTATGCCGGTTACAATAGTCAGAATAATAATAATTGTTCCCTAACAATCCCAACTACTGTAATTACCGGTGTTCCCGGAACCGCACAAACCAGTATTTCTTTCGCTCCTCCGGCACCTACTGCTAATCCCAATGGCAATTCATCTATTATTTGCGCTTATGATTGCGATACGCTAACCAGTCAGGGTGGATGCAATACGGTGGATCAGGTGGAGGATTATTTCCTGCAGGTATTTTCTGGTGGTTCTGTGTATGCTCACCGTACTCAATATAATTGTTACCAAGGTCAAGTGTTGCTTTCCAATGCAGGTAACTGTTGTGCATCACCGCAACCGGCAATTTCTATTGCAGTCAGCTCGGTGAATGCTTCCTGCTTCGGTGTATGTGATGGTTCTGCAACCGTGGTGCCTTCCGGAGGAGTTCCACCATTTACCTATCAATGGAGTAATGGTCCATCAACAGCGGATTATGATAGCCTTTGCGCCGGAATTTATTTTGTAACCGTTACAGATTCCACCGGACTCAGCACAGGTCAATCCGTTTCGATTGTTGCACCCAATGCTTTAGCGGGGACTTTCTATTACTGCAGATAA